The genomic stretch TCCTCATCTTCATTCTGAGCAGCGAGGACATCCGCGAGTCGACCTCTAGCTTCATCAATGTGTGCTTGACCAGCAGCAGCTCCTGCAAAGTCACGATTTTTCACAGCCAATGCCATTGCCGCTTCAGCGGATCGGACTTCTTCCCGTAATTCGTCGACAGTGGGGAGTTCAGCTCGCTTTGCCAAGAGCTCGTCGAGCCTATCTTGGAGTGGGCCACATTCAGCAAAGGCCTTCCTACTTAACGAGTCATCAAGTTCTTTCTGCACCTGTACAATCCGAGCCTCAACAATCTGTCTTGTCAGGGGTCGTTTTCGGTCCACAGCATCCTGGATTGCGGCACTGTTGAAAATGTGACAATGAGGAGACAAACAAAGCAGAGATGGGACGATCCATGAACCCGAGACAAACTTACATCTTCTCTTCCAGCTTTGCTGCGGCACGAAAGTCCTTCAGTATGACAGCCTCATCTAATCGGACCTGTTCAGCACCGAGAAGCTTTTTGCACTCACGAAATTCCATGTCACAAAATGGGTCTCTGAACTTACGAACACGCTGCATGGCAAGTAGTCGGCGTTGTTGGGATTGGATAAGAACCACTCCTCGCTTTATCAAGCGAAATTGGTGTACTTGCCGGTATCGTCGGACTACGGCTGCTAGTTTGCTCGCTGCTCGGGTTTCACGGTATCTGGTCAACATAGTCAGGCGAAACCGTACCCATGCAACAAGGAATGCAGATAGACGACGATAAGTCACGCGGCGGCCAAATCGACCGAGAGTGCGAGCTGCGGCATGTACTCGCAGCTTCGCAAGACGTTCAAGTTTGTCTGAAAGCTCTCGGCGGAGGAAGATCTTGGAATGGCCGATTTGCCAGTCAGCTTCGGTGACGTTGAGTCTCTTCGACAAAACCTTTACGAGCTGCTCGATACCAGTCTCATCGGTATCGACCTCGTCCTGGTTCAGTAGGACACTGAATCGACTGAAGAAACTTTCGTGCTCTTCGCGAAGTGCGTAGCCTTCCCGTCGAATGCGAATTGCCTCCATCATTCCAGAATAGCGTAACTGCTTTAGAACCTCTCCGGCAAGGAAACTTCCGGGCGCTTTGGAAAGATTCGGTTTGATGCAGCGAATATAGTGCGGTTGGGTGCGATCTAAATCAGTCACTAAGCTTTGAAGTGACGAGCGAAACTGAGATCCCACGCTAATTCCTCGAATTGAAGACCTGAGAGGGTCTTTCCCGCTTATGTCCGACTGTCCACACGAATAAACTTTCTGGGAAAGATCCAAAGAAGACTGCTCGCCGAGTTCGCGAATTTCGTTACTCATGGTTTCCATATTCTTTTCGACAAATCCTTCAGCAGTATAGCGAACCTAGCAACATACCGAGAAAAAAATGTCAGGCCGACACGCCACACCTGCGAACTACGAGAGCAGCAAGTGACGTACCTCTCCGGCATAGTGTAGAACAATGAATTGACGGTCATTGCCAAACTTTGGTGTAACAAAGTTTGGGTGACCACTTTCTGTATCGCCCTTTTTACTGTCACCGGAACCCGTCCCAAACAGTTTGTGTAGATGGGTCACGAATTTGCCGTCTTTTTCAGAAGCGGTTCCCATTCCCCCCCAGGCATCATCCAATGTGTTGAGAATACCAACAATACCGCTACCACCCTCAATCAATTCCAAGCAAGGACGATTGTCGTTGAAGGTAATGTACGACCAATCTACGCCCTCGTTGGCGTATAACTCTTGCTCCACTTCAAACAAGTGTCGGTTGAAGTGACGCTGAAGCTTTTCATTACAGTAATTGATCAACAACTGTTCAAGGCCGTTTTGTTCGAAGCATTCGAAGCCATAGATATCAAGGACACCAATAAATCCGAGCTTATCGGAATTAAATGCCTTACTGGTAGACTTCTGCTGGAGTGTTTCATTGATGCACTGAACGAGCCACAAGAACAAACAAGAGTAGGTCATTTTGGCAAGAGCATCGCGCTTGTCCTCGGCCAACGCCACATTCTGAGGCTTCTTTATTGTCTTGCCGTTAACTACCAAAACTTTGGTCAATATCGCCTCCGACAATTTGGCTTCATCAAGGCCCAAAAGCTCGCAGGCTTTCCGCAGCGACGGCAATGTAGCCGCCGAAATGATGGCTTCACAGTTTTCTTCCTGGTCCGTCGCTTCGAACTGGATATTTCCCAAATGCAAAACTGCCGCCGTCATTCCGAAAACTGCCCTTTGGTCTTCCGTGTCTAGGCCGATACGTTCCAAACATACAATTGTCTCTCGAAAAGCTTCCGCATCTGCTTCGGACTTTTCGGCGCTGCGATTTCCGAGGTACGCAAATCCTTGCACCCCCTCTTGGAGTCCTAGGTCCTCCATCAGGGTCGAGTCTACCCCGGACAATAGTTGGTAGAAAATGTGATAATTGCGCTCGCCGTCTACCTGCGTCGTGATGCgcgtcttttccaacaaataATTCGAAATGGATGCTCCGGTAATACCTCCCTTAATCGTATCAAAGTAAATGTGAATGAATTTACCGAAACGTGAAGAATTGTCGTTCCGTAGAGTTTGGGCGTTTCCGAACGTTTCGAGCAACGGATTTGAAGACAGAACTCTATCTTCTAGTGCGGCAATGCGTTTGCCGTTAGGACTGAGCAAAGCGGTTCCTTCCGTGGCCGAAGGCTTTTCCGATTTGCGTGTGATCCGCGCCAAATACTTCATGATGATTTTGGTTGCTTCCGTTTTGCCGGCGCCGCTTTCTCCACTAATAATAATGGACTGATTACGAACCATTCCGGGAGGCTGGTGATGGTCCCGCAACATGAcggcgtcttcgtcttcgagGTGATCTGCGGCCGCGCTGGGGTGCACCGAATCCATGAGGGCGGTATAGGCCCGATCGGCAATCTGGAACAAGTGCGGCGTCTTGTCATCCACTGCCAAGGTCGACGAGCGGTAAACGAGCATTTGCTCTTCGGAATAGATCGATTCGCCACCCGGTAGACAGACACTCTGATAAGGATTAATCGAGATGAGAATTGGTCCGGCGAGCGTGTAAATATCGTCCCGTCGGTAGCGTAAACGCAGCGTGTGCAGTAAGCTGGCTTCGGTAATTTGTGGCAGATGCAAGACATCATCCATGCCGATGTAATCGTCCGGTGCCTGTAAGGAAGTCAAACACGAACTGTCCTTGATTTTATGCAAGGTACCGTCGGAGGTTTTCACCAGAGTCGGTCCAGCGAAAGGTTGCGTATTCAGTTTTCCCGCGTTTTGACTGTTTTCGTCGTTAAGTGGTTTGATGATTGTGCAGGGCATAAAGAGATGCTTGGAGGTGAAAAAGAGCGGGTCCTGAGAATCTTTTGCCGTTTTAAAGGGCGTTTCGCTGCCGCTGGTACCGTTGATGAGCAAGGTTGGATCAAAAAAATATTCGACCGTCGTCTTCCCAGTGACCTACCGTGAAAGTATATCAGATTGAAAACGCAAGCGGTGAGATCAGCCGTACTGCAACACACACAAGGCTCAATGGTGGGTGACCGTTGGCGCGCAGTCGCCACCGCCACACGGTAATATCCAAAACCAGACTGTTATTGCCAACGACAGTTCCAGTTGTCCGTACTCCGAGGCAGACGTACCATATCGACCGCCTTGGACTTTGTGTTCTTTCCCGGTGATCCGCTCTTCTTCTTATTGGTGTGGCCTTTTTTCTTATTCTTTCGCGTCGTCGGCGAAAACTGATGACCCTGTGGATCGACCGTAGCGGGCGTGGTCGTCATGGTCCAGCCGATCAACCagctttccaaagcaaactTGGTAGATCAACCGAACTGGATCCCGTTAAATCCTGGATTGGAACCACGTCTCTCTCTCGTATTCGCCTTGTTGGTGTGTTGGTGggtggtgactgtgagttgccGCACACGATCACAAGACTCGCACAAGTTCCGATCCCTCCTTGTTGTGCCGTGTGGCCTCTAGTCGATCCGCACCCCCCGAACGATGTATTTTTACGGCTACCGAATGACATGAATAGCGAGAGCGTGTCCCAATGTGATTCCTAACGGTGTTGTTCGTCTCGTTTCCAACTGTCATCTAATAAGTATATTTTAAGATTTCGAACGGAACGGAAAAGTGTTTGTCCCTCGACTCGTTTTCATAGGCAGCGACATCCTTCTACCTCTTTGGTTGGCTTATGTCACGATGTCCGTTTAGATCCTAGCGAGCAGCCCAAATTTTGGCCTTCCGCATGACGATGTGATGACGTAAGCAGCTTTGCGTTGCCACGGTCGACGGGTAGGAACCCACATTCGGGACTCGTTTCCGGAAGCGGACTGATGTGACCGTGTGACGCCATCGTTGCCTTTCGACACGTGGTACAGAACGGTCGGTACTTTCCGGTCATCTTTGGTTTTTGGACTCGCGAGCTTTcgtctcactgtcactgctCTCCACAACGAACCGTCACATATACCGCGCTGCCCAAGGAGAAAAGGCTCCCTTTCTTTGGTACACACAACACCAACAAAAAACAGCCCCTACGCATGGATTCGTGGGAACCCGAGACGAACGCGTACGTGAGCACCATGGTAGACGCAGCGGCCCGCATACACCAACCGCGGGGGTTCCCACTCGTCCCACGCGCTTTCCTCCTTTCACTGCTCGTGTGTTCAACGGCACGATTCCATCCACTGGTTTCAGGATTCGTGCCGTCCCATGCCACAACCCGGCGTACATTGCTCCCGTCCGCATCCAGACCCGTGGTGCAACTGCGAGAAAAACCACGAGACGTGGACAAGTGGGACCGCCAAATTGCGGAAAACAGTGCCCGTAAAGCCCAAGAAAGCCGAGGCAGCAACGTGGGGGGAACCGCGGCGGGTGCGATTCTGGGCGGACTCTTGCTCGGGCCCTTTGGTACGTACACACGTGGTCCAACACTAGTCGGACGTAGTGGAAGCGAGCTACGTCCGCTCGGGGACGCCGCGTGTTGGTAGAAACGAACGGAACGGATGCCGACTCGTACCAAGCTCTCATCACACCACCCCGGTATGCATACACAGGTACCTTGTTTGGCGCTTCGGTCGGTTCCAGCTGGGGTGCCCGCCAGGCCCTGGACCGGGCGcgccaagaagaaatggagcGACTGGGCGTCACTCCGGAAATGCTAGAGGCGGCCCGCGAAATCGGACTCACGTTGGAACAATCCATGGACGGATTGCGGGCGACACAGGAGAGTTTGGGTACTTTGCAGCGAATTGCTCGCCGACTGGATGCGGAAAACACGGAACTGTACGCCAAGGCGACACAAGCCGTCACGGACGGAGACGACACAATGGCACGCAAATATTTGTTGGAGCGTACGGCGATTGaggaaaaattgaaaaagacGTTGACGGAATGTGCGGACGAAAAAAAGCGATTCTCACGAATGGAACGGAACGTGGAAGCACTCGAGGAGCGGGCACGAGAAATTGAGCGATTGCTTTCGAGATCGGTGGGGGCCAAGGCCATGCAAAATTCGAGCGAACTCGGACTAGCTTTGTCCAGCGAAGACCCGCTCTTGAAAAAATTTCGGGATGCTGGCCTCGAGTGAGAACAGCAGCAAGTCAAATGCTCAACAGTCAGCTGACAGTTTCGGTTCGACTCGCCTCGCACACCGAACGAGCCGAAACAAGATAGATGAATCACATAGGAGCAGGCGCAACCGTACCTTTTCGATCTCCCTCGAGCCTGCTTCGTATTTCCTCATATTAGACATTCGAGATAGATTCCGGAGTCGTAGCAATAGAAAAGGAATAGCGATGAACTGTTTGTATGGCATACCATCCCAATAAGCGTCGGCTATCTGTCCTTTGGTCGTAACAATAAATTGTAAGAATAATCATGGTACAGTTCGTGTTTTTTTGACTGTCTGTGAGGCACTCTAAATTGTCGAATTCTTGGAAAATTCTAGTTAATTACACATGCGGTTTTGTGACATGAACGGACGATTCGAATGTGTTTCATAGTCAATCAGGGCATAAGCTACCCGAACCTCCATGCTTTCCTTCATCCACCGGAGCACCCGACCTTGAAACTGCTGACGCAAGGAGATATCAATTCCATAATACTGCCACTCTATCACTGTGGGGTAGAAAGTTTATCCTAATGGTTCAACCATCCAACGCCACGGTCAGAAAGCTGCTGACGAAATCACAAACAACGCCACAACGAAGACCACGCCAGTCGCCCTCTCCCATCTCAATTGTTATCAAAATTGTCACAGCGACTGTTATCATCCTTGCCATAGTGCACCCGATTTATCTCTATCGCCACATATCCCAATCGAACGCAATCCCTGGGGACTGGTTCCAGAACAAATCAATGTCATCGCTGTCGGCGGAGTCAACCAACCGCAAGCCAAAGACGCCAACCGAAGGCCAAGCAACAGGGCTTACACGAGCGCAAGAAAATAACGCTCACCGACTACACCTTCGCACGACTCCTGGCGAACGACCGTATCTGCGACAAGACAGTCCGGGTTGTTTGACGGATGCTTGTGTACAGCAACTGGCGTCCACGATTGCTCGCGCCTTTCCGGACCGCGTTAACCAGAGTTGGTGTTTTCGGGAGGAACCTCCACTGGGTCATGAAGACAACGCCAACGCGCCCGCGTCAGTACACAGCAAAGACGGAAATGGGGTGTGGCGGGGCATAATCCTGGTCAAAGTTCCCAAAGGCGCGTCTTCCACCTCGGCCGGCGTTGCCATTCGCATCGGTCGCCGTGTCGGGTGTCAGGCAGTCCAGTGGAAACACCGCGTCGCTTCCAAGTACCAACGGCTCCACCATCCCGACACCTTTTTGTTTACGACCGTTCGGGACCCGGCAGCACGTGCGATCAGCACTATTTTCTTCCATACCATAAGTCGAAGCCCAAAAGCCAAACCGACGGACGATCTCATCAAAACTTATTTACAACAGAGCAAGGATATACACTTTGGATCCATTTCGGAGGGACAGGGAGGTTTTCAATTGCGTTACACATCCCTAGACGAGATTGCTAAGGGCTCGGCCTGGTCCGCGACCAACAGAACGCGCGTTTTGCATCCGGAGCAGGTCGTCGCCAACGTGCGGAGCGTAATTGACTCTTACGGATTCTTGCTTGTAACGGAGCGTATGGAGGAATCTCTCGTCGCCATGGCACTTGTCCTGGGCATTGACGTGGCTGACGTTCTAGTCACGTCGTCCAAGGTCGCCGGTGGTAGTCGGTATCACTTTGCCCGTATGCCTAAACAAGAGTACAAATGCTTACCTACCGTCAAAAGCTTTGTTTCTCCCGGAGTCGCTCAATACATAGATTCGGACGAGTGGCGGGCAATTAACTATGGAGATTACTTGCTGCAAGCCACCGCCAACCAGAGTTTAGATTTGACCATTGCACGTTTGGGGAGAACGCGGTTTGAGGCGGCTCTGTCCGAATTCCGTACATTGCGCGCCAAGGAACAAGCTCTTTGCGCCCCTAATGTGTCATTCCCGTGTTCGAACGAGGGCGTTCCACAACCACAGCTTGCCACAGAATCCTGTTACCTACCATTTTTTGATTTCGGCTGTGGACACAAATGCATTGATCAAATGATCAAAATTGATCGGGAAATGCGGGGAGTTAGTGGATGGCAGTACCAATAGGTCAATTGCTTGTTGCTCTACGAATGGTCGCATAGGTACGAGCGAACAACGTCGTTCCGCATTCCCGTTGCGTTCAGTATCATTGATTTTGTTTATATTTCCCCTCAACGCCCAGCACCAGACGAACGCAACCAATACACGCGACATCGTCCTAAGCACCGCGAGCTGTTCGAGTTGGTCCGTTCGGTGTAGTTCACATCCGCGCTCTTTCGGTTTCAGCCTAAAATAAAAAATTTTTAACTTTTTTATTGGGTGGCTGCAGTGTGGTCGCCGCTTTGTTCGTATTGCGCTTGTTCTCGTAGCAATTTCTGCAAGGCTCGCAGAGCCAAATTGACGTGCAACTCGACGCCCTGCGGCAGAACCGATTCGTCCAAGGCAAAATGGGGATGATGCAACCCGTAATCAGTAGGCGGATCCGTGCCACTGCCTTGCCCGAGCAAGAAAAATGCGCTTGGAATGCTTTCGGCCACGAAAGAAAAGTCTTCGGCGCCCATGGTGGGTTCCGTATCCCGTATGACTCCTTCCGATGATACCATAGCACCCACGTGTTTGGCAAATGTCTCGTACAAGTCC from Phaeodactylum tricornutum CCAP 1055/1 chromosome 12, whole genome shotgun sequence encodes the following:
- a CDS encoding predicted protein, which produces MVQPSNATVRKLLTKSQTTPQRRPRQSPSPISIVIKIVTATVIILAIVHPIYLYRHISQSNAIPGDWFQNKSMSSLSAESTNRKPKTPTEGQATGLTRAQENNAHRLHLRTTPGERPYLRQDSPGCLTDACVQQLASTIARAFPDRVNQSWCFREEPPLGHEDNANAPASVHSKDGNGVWRGIILVKVPKGASSTSAGVAIRIGRRVGCQAVQWKHRVASKYQRLHHPDTFLFTTVRDPAARAISTIFFHTISRSPKAKPTDDLIKTYLQQSKDIHFGSISEGQGGFQLRYTSLDEIAKGSAWSATNRTRVLHPEQVVANVRSVIDSYGFLLVTERMEESLVAMALVLGIDVADVLVTSSKVAGGSRYHFARMPKQEYKCLPTVKSFVSPGVAQYIDSDEWRAINYGDYLLQATANQSLDLTIARLGRTRFEAALSEFRTLRAKEQALCAPNVSFPCSNEGVPQPQLATESCYLPFFDFGCGHKCIDQMIKIDREMRGVSGWQYQ
- a CDS encoding predicted protein yields the protein MPQPGVHCSRPHPDPWCNCEKNHETWTSGTAKLRKTVPVKPKKAEAATWGEPRRVRFWADSCSGPLWKRATSARGRRVLVETNGTDADSYQALITPPRYAYTGTLFGASVGSSWGARQALDRARQEEMERLGVTPEMLEAAREIGLTLEQSMDGLRATQESLGTLQRIARRLDAENTELYAKATQAVTDGDDTMARKYLLERTAIEEKLKKTLTECADEKKRFSRMERNVEALEERAREIERLLSRSVGAKAMQNSSELGLALSSEDPLLKKFRDAGLE
- the myoB1 gene encoding predicted protein (Chromalveolate myosin type B) — protein: HKIKDSSCLTSLQAPDDYIGMDDVLHLPQITEASLLHTLRLRYRRDDIYTLAGPILISINPYQSVCLPGGESIYSEEQMLVYRSSTLAVDDKTPHLFQIADRAYTALMDSPPGMVRNQSIIISGESGAGKTEATKIIMKYLARITRKSEKPSATEGTALLSPNGKRIAALEDRVLSSNPLLETFGNAQTLRNDNSSRFGKFIHIYFDTIKGGITGASISNYLLEKTRITTQVDGERNYHIFYQLLSGVDSTLMEDLGLQEGVQGFAYLGNRSAEKSEADAEAFRETIVCLERIGLDTEDQRAVFGMTAAVLHLGNIQFEATDQEENCEAIISAATLPSLRKACELLGLDEAKLSEAILTKVLVVNGKTIKKPQNVALAEDKRDALAKMTYSCLFLWLVQCINETLQQKSTSKAFNSDKLGFIGVLDIYGFECFEQNGLEQLLINYCNEKLQRHFNRHLFEVEQELYANEGVDWSYITFNDNRPCLELIEGGSGIVGILNTLDDAWGGMGTASEKDGKFVTHLHKLFGTGSGDSKKGDTESGHPNFVTPKFGNDRQFIVLHYAGEVRYTAEGFVEKNMETMSNEIRELGEQSSLDLSQKVYSCGQSDISGKDPLRSSIRGISVGSQFRSSLQSLVTDLDRTQPHYIRCIKPNLSKAPGSFLAGEVLKQLRYSGMMEAIRIRREGYALREEHESFFSRFSVLLNQDEVDTDETGIEQLVKVLSKRLNVTEADWQIGHSKIFLRRELSDKLERLAKLRVHAAARTL